The Halalkalicoccus sp. CG83 genomic sequence GACCTGTTTAATCAACGAATTCTCCAGCAGGCGATGGAAAACAACGGGATGCAGCCGCTAGAGGGTGAGGTTGAGAACGTCTATGAGCTGCTTACGGGTGACGACGTAACTAGTGGAACGCGAACGGAGACGGAGACACGACTTCGCCAACGAGGGATCGATATCGAGGAATTACGCGGCGACTTCGTCACCTACCAAGCGATTCGAACGTACCTGAAAGGAGTCCGCGGAGTGGAGTACAACCCGGAGGAGACGGATAGCGTCGAAACGGCGAGGGCAAGTTTCGACCGACTCGTAGGCCGAACGACTGCAGTCGTAGAACAGAAACTTCGTAGTCTCGCGTCGACGGGCAAACTCACGCTAGGCGCTCCTCGAGTCCGGACGACCGTTTCGGTCTACTGTGAGGAGTGTGAGACCCAGTACGACGTAACGGCTCTACTCGCTCGCGGCGGTTGTGATTGTGAGGAAGAGTAAGAACGCGCCCACAGTAATAACACTGTTACGTCTGTTATTCCACCTGCTACACATTTCTGAGAACGCAACCAGCACCCTTTTGATGGGCAAACTGATAAACGAAAGCATGAGTTCGGAACAAACCGCTACCGAAGCCAAGTCGGTTCGAGTCGAGGCCCGGAACGTCGGTGGAATCTCCGAGACGGAGGTCGAGTTCAAGCCGGGTGTGACAATCCTCGCGGGTCGGAACGCCACGAATCGGACGTCACTGCTCCGTGCGATCATGCTCGCGCTCGGGAGTGATCAGACCTCGTTGAAGGGTGATGCAGATCACGGCGAGGTGGAACTCTCGATCGGCGGGGAAACGTACAGCCGAACAATGACCAGGCAGGGAGACAGCGTCGTCGTCGACGGGAACCCATATCTTGAGGATGCCGAAGCCGCGGATCTGTTCGCGTTCTTGTTGGAGGACAACAAAGCTCGACGAGCCGTCGCTCGGGGAGACGACCTTCGTGAGATCATCATGCGGCCGATCGACACTGAGGAGATCAAAGCAGAGATCGAACGTCTCAATGCTGAGCGCCGGGAGATCGACGAACGGCTAGAGGAGATTCAAGAGGAGGAACGGCGTCTTCCAGAGCTGGAGGAACGAAAAGCCGAACTGACGAATCGAATCGAAGAGAAAAAGGCAGAACTGGAGACGGCAGAGGACGACCTCGAAACACTCGACGGTACCGTCGAAGAGAGTCGCGAGGACAAAGAGGAACTCGAGTCAAAACTCGATGATCTGCGCGAGACACGAGGTGAACTAGACAGCGTACGAGAACGGATCGAAACCGAAAACAGGAGCATCGAATCCCTAGAAGATGAACGCGAGGACGTCGAATCCGACCTCGACGAGCTCGAAGGTGATGCCGACGTCGGCACGACTAGCATTGATCAGGAGGTCAAACGCCTTCGCGAGCGAAAGCGGACGATCGATTCGATGATGGGCGAACTCCAGAACATTATCCAGTTCAACGAAGAAATGCTGGAGGGGGATCGCAACGATATACGAAGCGCCCTCGATCAGGGCGAGAAACAGGGCGGGGCAGTCACGGACCAGCTCGTCGATTCGACGACCGTTTGCTGGACCTGTGGAAGCGAAGTACAGACGGATCAGATCGAGACGACCCTCGACCAGTTGCGTCAGTTCCGTCGCGAGAAGCTCGAAACGATCCGGGAGATCGAAGACGAACTGGATGAGTTGCGAACCGAGCGACAGGAGCGCGAAGAACGCCAACGTCGCAGAGAGAACCTTGAGAGCCGACTACGGGACATCGATGACGAGATCGAGCAGCGCCGTGACCGAAAGGACGACTTACAGAATGAGCAAGAGGAGCTCGAGCGCCGGCTCGAAGACCTTGAGATAGAAGTAGAAACCCTCCAGAGTGAGGAGTTCGGAGGGATTCTGGAGCAACATCGCGAGGCCAATCAAATCGAGTTCGAGATCAACCGGCTCAATGACGACCTCAAGGACGTTGGTGAGGAGATCGAGACGATCGAGTCCGAACTTGAAGAGCGAGACGATCTGAAGGCACAACGAGAGGAGGTCAAAGCGGCACTCGTCGATGTTCGGACCCGGATCGATCAGATCGAGGAACGCGCCGTCGAGCAGTTCAACACGCACATGGAGACCGTACTGGACCTGCTGGATTACGGAAACCTCGATCGGATATGGATCGAACGCGTCGAGCGCCAGGTCCGTGAGGGGCGGCGAAAGGTGGATCGAACACAGTTCGAGCTGCACATCGTTCGAACCAACGAGAACGGAACCGCATACGAGGATACGATCGATCACCTCAGCGAGAGCGAGCGAGAGGTAACGGGGCTCGTCTTCGCGCTAGCGGGCTATCTCGCGAACGAGGTCTACGAGACGCTACCGCTCATCATTCTCGATTCGTTGGAGGCGGTTGACTCTGATCGCATCTCTGCGCTGGTTGATTACTTCAGCGATTACACCGACTATTCGGTCATCGCGCTGCTGCCCGAGGACGAACAAGCACTCGATCAATCGTATCGACGGATCCGGGAGATCTGAGCTCGCCCAGTCGCTTCCGGAGTCCACGTGTGACCGCTAGAACCCTACACGGGTCATTTCTGAGGAGTGATCCGTGTAGTCATCTTTCTGTGCGTAGCGTGTTCGGGAAGCACGGCGACATCTCCACTGCATCGCCGATTTCTCGTTGTGAGGATCTGATCGTTCGTAAGAAACGAACAGCTTAGGAGAACTGTGTGTTGATCTCGATAACGTTCGCTGAGCGAGTGACCATATTGGGGATCTCCTCGGTGAAGCGTTCGCCAGTCATCCGGCTTGACGGACCAGAAACGCTGAGTGCGCCGAGGATGTTCCCATCAGGACCGGTGATCGGTGCGGCGACACATTTGAGTCCCTGAATCTTCTCCTCGTTGTCGAACGCGTACCCCCGTTCACGAATCCGATCGAGCTCCTCGAACAACTCCCCACGCCTCATAATAGTCTGCGGAGTAAACTCGGGAAGGCCGTTGTGCTCAATGATGGTCTCGACACGCTCGCGTGGTAGATGCGCTAGGATCGCCTTTCCCAACGAGATACAATGCGGATATTCCCGCTTACCGACGCTCGAAGCGGACTCGACGGCCTTCTCGCCCTTCGACTTATAGAGATAGACGACCATGCCGTGTTCCTCGGTCGCGAACTGTGCCAGTTCACCACTCTCTTCCGCTAGATCGTCAAGTTCGGCTTTCGCGACTTCATAATACTCGAGGCGTTCCTTTACCGTCTCCCCAAGGTCAAGATACCGAAGGCTCAATCGATACTCAGACCCATCTCGTATTAGGTAATCACCCTGAACAAGCGTCGTGAGATGACTGTGAACTGTACTCTTCGATCTCCCCAGTTCATTCGATAGTTCAGTTACACCTGCGCGTTCCTCATGCTGCAAGTACTCGATAATGTCGAGCGCTGTTCGCACGGCCTGCACCGTCCGTTCTGATTCGTTCTGTACCATGCAGTACTGTGGATCACTGTAACACAAAGGTGTTTGGGTGTCCCGAACAGAGGCTACGGACACTCGGATCAGGCGGGATTCTCGTATCTGGGACATCGCTTCGATCTATCGTTTACGCATCCACCCGTTAGTGGGTTTCACGTAACCGTTGATATTCGTGCGAGTAGCTCCCGAAGGCACGGTACGCAACCGGTAATTCTGAGCCGATCGTTTGTACTTCGCGAACACGAAGGGCAAGAGATTTGATGACACGGCTCACAATTTTTTTAATCGCCGCTCGCTCCCTTCGCCTGCAATGGCTGGTACGCAAGAGGCGGCAGTAGACGCTGTCTCGGTGCCTAAACCGTCCGAAACTACGTAGGCGGTGAATGGACTGAATCCGACAGAAGAGACGAACAAACGATCGTCGATCCGGCGACTGGCGAGACGCTGCCATCAATGACGTTCACGCCTATCATGAGGTTGACAATGTCGTCATGTACGCTAATGACACCTTCAAGGAGTGGCGTGCCATGCCGGCGGTCGAACGGTCATAGTATCTCTTCGATCTGAAAGACGAACTGGAAGTCCGTAGTGGTGAGATCGCGCGGGCACTCTCGCGTGAACACGGTAAGACCGTCAGAGAGGCGCGTGGCGAGATTCGCCGGGGTATCGAGAACGTGGAGGTAGCAACGGGCGTTCCGAACATGCTCCAGGAAGGAAACGGTACGGTCGAGAACGTCGCCGACGGGATCAATGAGTCCGCCGTTCGACAACCCCTCGGCGTGTTCGCGGCGATCGTGCCGTTCAAATTCCTGGCGATGATTCCGCTGTGGTTCCTTCTCTACGCCGTCGCGACGGGGAACACGTTTATCTTTAAGCCGAGTGAGCGTGTCCCCTTAAGCTCACAGATCATTTCGAGGCCGTCGAGACGCTGTGAAGAACCTCGTAAACCGATGAAGCCATCGAGATGGTGAGCGGGACCCAGTACGGCAACGCTTCCTCAATCTATACCGAACGTGGCGGCGAGGCACGACGATACCGCTACGAGGTCGATGCGGGCAATATCGGGATCTGTGCCCCGATGGGCTTCTTCCACTTCGGCGGACGAAAGGAGTCGTTCTTCAGTGATCTCCACGCGCAGGGCGAGGACGCAATTAACTTCTACACCGAGAAGACGATTCAGATCGAGCGCTAGTTCAACTGACAATCCGCTCCTCTCGATTCACAACGAACGGGCGATTCTAATCAGTCGTCCGAGAAATGGACGGCACTCCGTGTTACGGCTGGTTCTGTGTTGCGCGATTGCGGCGGTTTGTAATCGCCTGATCGTACACCGTTCGGCTCTCTCGGTGCGCGTTCGAGAGGTAGGTAGTGTCCTTACCGACGATCAGGAAGTCGAACCCTCGGTCGATCCGGTCCTCAACGTCGGCGACATCGACGGTCAGTGTCCCTACGGCCACGTCGGCGGTAGCCGCGGCCTCGATGACCCGATCCATCGCGTCGGCGAGCTCTGGCGGCTCCTCCTCGCCAAACACGCCGAGTGCCCCGGAGAGATCCGCCGGGCCGACGAACAACGCGTTGATCCCCTCGACGGCTGCGATCTCCTCGACGTTCTGAAGTCCCTCGCGGGACTCAATCTGTGCGATCGTTGTGAACGAGCCGTTAGCGTTCTCGACGTACTCCGTGAACTGGTCGCCGTACTCTGTCGCGCGCCCCGAGGCGATGCCGCGACTTCCCTCCGGCGGATATCGTATCGCATCGACAAGTTCGCGGGCTTCAGCCGCACTATCGATCATGGGGACCATCACTCCGTCGACGCCGATATCGAGGACGCGCTTCAGACGGACGGGATCGTTCCAGGGGACACGGACGATGGTGTCAGTCGGGCTCTCCGACGCGTCAACGGCCCGGGTCATGTTTTCCACCGTTTCGAGGGAGATGGTAGTGTGCTCGGTATCGATGAGGACGAAGTCAACGTCGCTCGAGGCACTGACCTCGGCGACGGCTGGATGGCCGATCGACAGCCACGTTCCCATCGGATACGTCTCGTCTTCGAGTGCTCGTTGCATGTTCTCTGTCATGGCTGGTAGCTGGTGAGGGGCCGGCCGATATCGTCGCGTCATCCAGCGGCGTATCGGTCTACCGACGGCGCGCCATCATCGGCCGTGACCATCGGTCGTAGCTCCGTCGTCAGAGAATACATTGCCTTCTATATAAACATAGGGGGTCAAATACCCCAAATTATAAGATAGAATGCCGGTATTCCGAGAGTGATGCAATTTGGAATCATCGGCTGCGGGACGATTGCTCAGATCATGCACTTGCCGTATCTGGCGGAGATCCCCGAGACAGAGTTACACGCGCTCGTCGACCCGGCGATCGACCGGGCGAACGCGTTAGGGGATCGCTACAATGTCCCTCATCGGTTCGAGGAGGCGGATCAGTTGCTCGACGCGGTTGGTAGTGAGCTCGACGCGGTTGTCGTGCTAACACCCGCACATACGCACGCGGACGTCGTCGTCGACACGTTAGACGCCGACATCCCGACGCTCGTCGAGAAGCCGCTCGCCGCGACGCTTGCCGACGCTGATCGCATGGTCGAGGCCGCCGAGCGATCCGACGCGACCGCAATGGTGGCCTACATGAAACGGTACGATCCAGCGTACGAACGGGCACAACAGGAGCTCGAAACGCTGACCGACGTCGATCTCGTCACCGCCTACGACGTCGATCCGGATCACGGTCGCATCATCGACGAGGTATACGATCTCGTCGGAGGGGCACTCCCGAACGGGTTCGTTGAAGAGAGCGTCGCAGAGCGCCGCGAACAAATCAAGGAAGCCATCGATACAGACGATGAGACGCTCGTTGCCGCCTATGACTTCCAACTCGATCACGTCTGTCACGACGTGAACGCGCTTCGCGGCCTGTTCGGTGACGTGAAACGGATTAATCACGTTGAGGTCTCCGACGATCACCGATACCTCGTCGCGAACCTTGAGTACGAAGGAGGTGAACGCTGCGTACTGGAGTCCGGCGACTCCGATCGGAAGTGGTTCGAGCAGTTCATCCGCGTTGACGCGCCCAACGGAATGCTGAACCTCGAGTTCTCGAACCCGTTCATCCAAAATACGCCGACCGAACTGCGCGTGAAGTCGGGTATCAAGGAGGTGGAAGACACGACCCACACCCCCTCGTACGACGAACCGTTCAAACGTGAACTCGAACGATTCATCCATTGTGTCGAGGACGATGCCGTCGTCCGAACTACCTTCTCGGAAGCCCGCGACGATCTCGAACTCATTATCGAACTCTTTCGGACGTATCGGGCGGAAACCTCCGGCGACACTAGACAGCACGCCTAAGTGGCCTGCCGTAACACACCACATACGCTCATAACCATGTACGAAGACTTCGCTTCCGACCTCGCTGTCACGATGTGGGCCGACTTCGACGAGACGCCCGCGCGTGACGGTTCGCTCGCAACGATCACCGACCTCTCGACCGTCGTCGTCGACGGCAACTTCCCGTGGACGATCGTCAGCGTCGAGACCGAAGATGGCACCGTTGGCATCGGAGAGTGTTATCCCTCGCCGGGCGTCCACGAGGTCATCACCGACTACCTCCAACCCGTGTTGGTCGGCGAGAACCCAATGGACGTCGAACGCCTCTATTACCTGATGCGTGAGAGTCTATCCGGTCGCGGTTCACAGCAGGGGATCGGCACCATCGCCAT encodes the following:
- the rdfA gene encoding rod-determining factor RdfA; its protein translation is MSEPGSSSADESPTTKVARLLQKYGFDGLGDEIERRWTGQTGKRDSLRTLADLFNQRILQQAMENNGMQPLEGEVENVYELLTGDDVTSGTRTETETRLRQRGIDIEELRGDFVTYQAIRTYLKGVRGVEYNPEETDSVETARASFDRLVGRTTAVVEQKLRSLASTGKLTLGAPRVRTTVSVYCEECETQYDVTALLARGGCDCEEE
- a CDS encoding archaea-specific SMC-related protein; protein product: MSSEQTATEAKSVRVEARNVGGISETEVEFKPGVTILAGRNATNRTSLLRAIMLALGSDQTSLKGDADHGEVELSIGGETYSRTMTRQGDSVVVDGNPYLEDAEAADLFAFLLEDNKARRAVARGDDLREIIMRPIDTEEIKAEIERLNAERREIDERLEEIQEEERRLPELEERKAELTNRIEEKKAELETAEDDLETLDGTVEESREDKEELESKLDDLRETRGELDSVRERIETENRSIESLEDEREDVESDLDELEGDADVGTTSIDQEVKRLRERKRTIDSMMGELQNIIQFNEEMLEGDRNDIRSALDQGEKQGGAVTDQLVDSTTVCWTCGSEVQTDQIETTLDQLRQFRREKLETIREIEDELDELRTERQEREERQRRRENLESRLRDIDDEIEQRRDRKDDLQNEQEELERRLEDLEIEVETLQSEEFGGILEQHREANQIEFEINRLNDDLKDVGEEIETIESELEERDDLKAQREEVKAALVDVRTRIDQIEERAVEQFNTHMETVLDLLDYGNLDRIWIERVERQVREGRRKVDRTQFELHIVRTNENGTAYEDTIDHLSESEREVTGLVFALAGYLANEVYETLPLIILDSLEAVDSDRISALVDYFSDYTDYSVIALLPEDEQALDQSYRRIREI
- a CDS encoding IclR family transcriptional regulator — protein: MVQNESERTVQAVRTALDIIEYLQHEERAGVTELSNELGRSKSTVHSHLTTLVQGDYLIRDGSEYRLSLRYLDLGETVKERLEYYEVAKAELDDLAEESGELAQFATEEHGMVVYLYKSKGEKAVESASSVGKREYPHCISLGKAILAHLPRERVETIIEHNGLPEFTPQTIMRRGELFEELDRIRERGYAFDNEEKIQGLKCVAAPITGPDGNILGALSVSGPSSRMTGERFTEEIPNMVTRSANVIEINTQFS
- a CDS encoding HpcH/HpaI aldolase family protein; this translates as MQRALEDETYPMGTWLSIGHPAVAEVSASSDVDFVLIDTEHTTISLETVENMTRAVDASESPTDTIVRVPWNDPVRLKRVLDIGVDGVMVPMIDSAAEARELVDAIRYPPEGSRGIASGRATEYGDQFTEYVENANGSFTTIAQIESREGLQNVEEIAAVEGINALFVGPADLSGALGVFGEEEPPELADAMDRVIEAAATADVAVGTLTVDVADVEDRIDRGFDFLIVGKDTTYLSNAHRESRTVYDQAITNRRNRATQNQP
- a CDS encoding Gfo/Idh/MocA family oxidoreductase; translation: MQFGIIGCGTIAQIMHLPYLAEIPETELHALVDPAIDRANALGDRYNVPHRFEEADQLLDAVGSELDAVVVLTPAHTHADVVVDTLDADIPTLVEKPLAATLADADRMVEAAERSDATAMVAYMKRYDPAYERAQQELETLTDVDLVTAYDVDPDHGRIIDEVYDLVGGALPNGFVEESVAERREQIKEAIDTDDETLVAAYDFQLDHVCHDVNALRGLFGDVKRINHVEVSDDHRYLVANLEYEGGERCVLESGDSDRKWFEQFIRVDAPNGMLNLEFSNPFIQNTPTELRVKSGIKEVEDTTHTPSYDEPFKRELERFIHCVEDDAVVRTTFSEARDDLELIIELFRTYRAETSGDTRQHA